One Owenweeksia hongkongensis DSM 17368 genomic region harbors:
- a CDS encoding porin family protein, which translates to MKTIQNIILLAFLTISGFAYAQPGGNLGQLELSVTDKYKAKVGEAVKFTDFPKFEDTTTSKLQVNYKITSQPIEVHYQPDPISHARVAKVPVDELYNGMVKVGFGLYGTPLVEGYWNSKRSSKQSYGFWGKHFSTHSGVKQTIFADNGLSNNQLGAYYNHFYKDLTWSTQAFGKWDKYSYYGIDEYPTAYGDSLDDIKKPDPKENWFRQYEINTSITEKKANDLGMVEKVDFRYYNFSDAMGAKENFTRLGSDWELPAGDIGLDLGLNFTYFKTGFDTILAGDQAYFTVQAYPSVSVALGEIVFDFGLNIYANSYQAITPADDKFTMRFFPKINIEYPFVEDVLSIYGGVKGQQQHNTYRTFTTDNSYVIPAMNLRPTRTTDIYIGLQGLLSSTTSFNISGGTLVQNDLALYYRDPFYRYDSTFNALEVLYDNSQTFYARGELGVNVNNNLQLGLSGELRSYNTQGEEEAWHRPGFLAQLDADYTLKEKIKLGADLNYVGKRQAFEQSMNPEVESTLPAYLFANLQVEYLYNSRLSAYVNVLNITNSKYDMYLGYKAQSINFLMGFTYKL; encoded by the coding sequence ATGAAGACCATACAGAATATAATTTTACTGGCCTTTTTGACGATAAGCGGTTTTGCCTATGCACAGCCAGGAGGAAATTTAGGCCAACTAGAACTGAGCGTTACGGATAAGTACAAAGCCAAAGTGGGGGAGGCAGTAAAGTTTACCGATTTTCCAAAATTTGAGGACACCACGACCAGTAAGCTTCAGGTAAATTATAAAATCACGAGCCAACCTATAGAGGTGCATTACCAACCAGATCCTATAAGCCATGCCCGTGTGGCAAAGGTTCCTGTAGACGAATTGTACAACGGAATGGTAAAAGTGGGCTTTGGGCTCTACGGTACCCCATTGGTGGAAGGTTACTGGAATAGCAAACGCTCATCAAAGCAGAGTTATGGATTTTGGGGAAAGCACTTTTCTACGCATAGTGGAGTGAAGCAAACCATATTTGCCGACAATGGCTTGAGCAATAACCAGCTTGGAGCGTACTACAATCACTTTTATAAAGACCTAACCTGGAGTACGCAGGCTTTTGGCAAATGGGATAAGTACAGTTATTATGGAATAGATGAATACCCTACTGCTTATGGTGACTCACTGGATGATATCAAGAAACCGGACCCAAAGGAAAATTGGTTTCGCCAGTATGAAATCAACACGAGTATCACCGAAAAGAAAGCTAACGACTTGGGAATGGTAGAGAAAGTAGATTTTCGCTACTACAACTTTTCAGATGCGATGGGAGCTAAAGAAAACTTTACCCGATTGGGCTCTGACTGGGAGCTTCCTGCCGGTGATATTGGCTTGGATTTAGGTTTGAACTTTACGTATTTCAAAACAGGTTTTGATACTATTCTTGCTGGTGACCAAGCTTACTTTACGGTTCAGGCGTACCCGAGTGTTTCTGTTGCCTTGGGCGAAATAGTGTTTGATTTTGGTCTTAATATTTATGCCAACAGCTACCAAGCAATTACTCCAGCAGACGATAAGTTTACCATGCGCTTTTTCCCGAAAATCAATATTGAGTATCCATTTGTGGAAGACGTACTTTCCATTTATGGTGGGGTGAAAGGTCAACAGCAGCACAATACTTACAGAACTTTTACCACGGACAACTCCTATGTGATACCAGCTATGAATTTGCGCCCCACGCGAACTACAGATATCTATATCGGATTGCAGGGTTTATTGAGTTCCACTACTTCCTTCAATATTTCGGGAGGTACTCTTGTTCAGAATGATTTGGCACTTTATTACCGTGACCCATTTTACCGATACGATAGTACATTCAATGCGCTGGAAGTATTGTATGACAATTCACAAACTTTTTATGCACGTGGTGAATTGGGTGTAAACGTTAACAATAACCTTCAGCTTGGTTTATCTGGCGAACTGAGAAGCTATAATACTCAAGGTGAGGAGGAGGCTTGGCATAGACCAGGTTTTCTAGCCCAGCTTGACGCGGATTATACACTTAAAGAAAAAATAAAGCTAGGTGCCGATTTGAACTATGTGGGCAAGAGACAGGCTTTTGAGCAAAGTATGAACCCGGAAGTGGAGAGTACATTGCCAGCTTACTTATTTGCCAACCTTCAAGTAGAGTATTTGTATAATTCTCGTCTTTCGGCTTACGTAAATGTGCTAAACATTACCAACTCAAAGTATGATATGTACTTAGGCTACAAAGCACAAAGCATAAATTTCTTGATGGGATTTACGTATAAATTGTAG
- a CDS encoding tetratricopeptide repeat protein, which translates to MVNHRMKALGLSVLMMCAMWSTGQTSAAAQDIGAQYENGLELFRKGQYGNAQRLLDDVAEEEYYNDRETRASAAYYAAICAMKLYNSDAESRVDAFAREFELSPLSNRLYFEYANARFSLKRYRDAAEYFEKVDKYRLSKKQLNEYYFKKGYSLLETEQIKQAKSLFFELKDKDSKYASSAKYYYAHLLYTDSNYTEALANFLPLQGDQSFGPLVPYYLAHIYYELKDFDKLLEVGEELIENATPTRAPEIAKLMGDAFYTREDYENAAKYLEIFKEKGGRMRQRDHFELGYAQYKMKKYPEAINSFNKITGGDEALQQNAYYHLGDCYLKVGNKQSAITAFKAASEITASPTIREDAYFNYAKLVYENSDPYTDAISVLNGFMDEFPNSPYIKEGNRYLANLYITTKDYERALQAISRTGMDSPAMREAYQKIAFYRGSELFGALKYTAALNKYNESLEYPINQTITALSKYWKGETYYRLAEYDKALDQFESFRGTAGSFNMSEYNLSLYQTGYCYYKKFDFQKAATNFRTYTKEAKKNDPRLPDAYLRMADSYLLTGGYLVASEFYQSALKAGTKEADYALFQRAECLGLARKKDEKIAQLQQLLNKYPSSIYAENAQYEIAVTELQMENYDKALASLNGFINEKPQSNLVPKAYLQKGLAYSNTDRNNEAIGVYKKVVSDYPGSEESIEAVGLARLVYARQNDIDGYLDWVSDLDFVNFSQSALDSTAYSAAFDQYSAGNCTGAISALSNYVNRFPKGLFSLKANYYLADCADRNNNTQQAAEAYERIVAMGRSEYTPEAVHYLANKAFTEKDYPEALKLFDQLAQVSDSRALTTQAQAGTMRSAFALGDYNKAAVYAELILENETQNAELVQVARRIAALGKVENEQWEEARPLLRELIASSGGEVKAEAFYNLALVNTKQKNYETSKTLVYQLIEELPDYKEWKMKGLILLAENFWYQDDIFQANYTLDFVISQAYSAEVTNEAQSMKDKIALMERQAVEEKKAELQKQSDSLMLDDGLMIIDESQEPADSLR; encoded by the coding sequence ATGGTGAACCATCGTATGAAAGCCCTGGGGCTTAGTGTGTTGATGATGTGCGCAATGTGGAGTACCGGCCAAACTTCGGCTGCGGCTCAGGATATAGGTGCACAATATGAAAATGGTCTTGAACTTTTCCGAAAAGGACAGTATGGAAATGCGCAACGACTGCTGGATGATGTGGCCGAGGAAGAATATTATAATGACCGCGAAACGCGCGCTTCTGCCGCTTACTATGCCGCCATTTGTGCCATGAAGCTTTACAATAGTGATGCTGAGTCACGAGTGGATGCCTTTGCCAGGGAATTTGAATTGAGCCCACTTTCCAATAGATTGTACTTTGAATACGCCAATGCCCGCTTTAGCTTAAAGCGATACAGGGATGCAGCGGAGTACTTCGAAAAAGTAGATAAGTACCGACTTTCCAAAAAGCAGCTCAATGAATATTATTTCAAGAAGGGTTATTCGCTTTTGGAAACAGAACAGATAAAGCAAGCTAAGAGTTTGTTTTTTGAACTGAAGGACAAAGATTCCAAATACGCCAGCTCTGCAAAGTATTACTACGCGCACTTACTTTACACGGATAGTAACTACACTGAGGCTTTGGCCAACTTCTTACCCTTGCAAGGTGACCAGTCTTTTGGACCATTGGTACCCTATTATTTAGCGCATATTTATTATGAGCTCAAAGACTTTGACAAATTGCTGGAAGTGGGTGAGGAGCTTATTGAAAATGCGACACCTACCCGTGCACCGGAAATCGCCAAGCTTATGGGGGATGCTTTTTATACCAGAGAGGATTATGAAAATGCAGCCAAATACTTAGAGATTTTTAAAGAAAAGGGCGGAAGAATGCGCCAGCGTGATCATTTTGAATTGGGCTATGCGCAGTACAAAATGAAAAAGTATCCTGAAGCCATAAATTCATTTAACAAGATAACCGGAGGCGATGAGGCTTTACAGCAAAATGCCTATTACCATTTGGGCGATTGCTATTTGAAAGTTGGAAATAAGCAGAGTGCTATTACGGCTTTTAAAGCGGCATCAGAAATTACGGCTTCACCTACCATTCGTGAGGATGCATATTTTAATTATGCCAAGTTAGTGTACGAAAATTCAGACCCCTACACAGATGCCATCAGTGTATTGAATGGCTTCATGGACGAGTTTCCAAACTCGCCTTATATAAAAGAAGGTAACAGGTATTTGGCCAATCTATACATTACTACCAAAGATTATGAGCGTGCCTTGCAAGCCATTTCCCGCACAGGTATGGATTCACCTGCTATGCGCGAGGCTTACCAAAAAATAGCCTTTTACCGTGGTTCGGAATTGTTTGGTGCACTGAAATATACAGCTGCCCTCAATAAATATAATGAGTCGCTAGAGTACCCAATCAATCAAACGATAACGGCACTTAGCAAATATTGGAAAGGAGAAACCTATTACAGACTAGCCGAGTATGACAAGGCTTTGGACCAGTTTGAAAGTTTTAGAGGTACAGCAGGTTCATTTAACATGAGTGAGTACAATTTAAGTCTATACCAAACAGGATATTGCTACTACAAGAAATTTGACTTTCAAAAGGCGGCAACCAATTTTAGAACCTACACGAAGGAAGCAAAGAAAAATGACCCTCGCTTGCCTGATGCTTACCTCCGTATGGCAGATAGCTACTTGCTTACGGGAGGTTATTTGGTAGCATCAGAGTTTTATCAGAGTGCCCTTAAAGCAGGAACTAAAGAAGCAGATTATGCCTTGTTTCAGCGAGCCGAATGCCTTGGACTTGCCAGAAAGAAAGATGAAAAAATTGCACAGTTGCAGCAGCTGTTGAACAAGTACCCAAGCTCCATTTATGCTGAAAATGCACAATATGAGATTGCGGTTACAGAGCTTCAAATGGAAAATTATGATAAGGCTTTAGCGAGTTTAAATGGTTTTATAAATGAGAAGCCACAGTCTAATTTGGTGCCAAAGGCTTATTTGCAAAAAGGTTTGGCTTACAGCAACACGGATAGAAATAACGAAGCCATTGGAGTGTACAAAAAGGTGGTAAGCGATTATCCTGGTAGTGAGGAGTCTATCGAAGCGGTAGGTTTAGCTCGCTTGGTGTATGCCCGTCAAAATGATATTGACGGTTATCTTGACTGGGTGAGTGATTTAGACTTTGTGAACTTCAGTCAATCTGCTTTAGACTCCACAGCCTATAGTGCCGCCTTTGATCAGTATTCTGCAGGAAACTGCACCGGAGCAATTTCAGCCTTGAGCAATTATGTAAATCGTTTTCCAAAAGGACTATTTAGCCTAAAGGCAAACTATTACCTGGCGGATTGTGCTGATAGAAATAACAACACCCAGCAAGCTGCCGAAGCCTATGAGCGAATTGTGGCCATGGGTAGAAGTGAATACACTCCGGAAGCTGTTCATTATTTGGCCAACAAGGCTTTTACCGAAAAGGATTACCCGGAAGCATTGAAGCTTTTTGATCAATTGGCACAGGTTTCTGATAGCCGAGCGCTTACTACTCAAGCACAGGCAGGAACCATGCGTTCGGCATTTGCGCTGGGAGATTATAACAAAGCTGCTGTATATGCAGAACTTATTTTAGAGAATGAAACGCAAAACGCGGAACTGGTGCAGGTAGCCAGACGAATAGCTGCTTTGGGCAAAGTGGAAAATGAGCAGTGGGAAGAGGCCCGCCCACTTTTACGAGAGTTAATAGCTTCTAGCGGAGGTGAAGTAAAAGCGGAGGCATTTTATAATCTGGCATTGGTAAACACTAAACAAAAGAACTACGAAACCTCAAAAACCCTGGTGTATCAACTCATTGAGGAGCTTCCAGATTACAAGGAATGGAAGATGAAAGGATTGATATTGCTGGCCGAAAACTTTTGGTATCAGGATGATATTTTTCAGGCTAATTACACTTTAGATTTTGTGATAAGCCAAGCTTACAGTGCAGAGGTTACAAATGAAGCACAAAGCATGAAAGACAAAATTGCTTTGATGGAAAGACAGGCTGTAGAAGAGAAAAAAGCGGAGTTGCAGAAACAGAGCGACTCTTTGATGTTGGATGATGGCCTGATGATAATTGATGAATCGCAAGAACCGGCTGATAGCCTTCGCTAA
- a CDS encoding cell division ATP-binding protein FtsE, which translates to MSNTPILQLQEASIFQREHLVLSDVNVEIYHGQFVYLIGQTGSGKSSLLKTLYGDLPLKSGVGNICGHDLKSLKDKDIPFLRRKMGIVFQDFQLLTDRTVSDNLLFVLKATGWKDKKKMEAKINEVLEKVGMATKGFKMPYQLSGGEQQRVAIARALLNDPELILADEPTGNLDPGTSEEIMILLKQISENGRAILMATHDYSLILKFPNQTLKCEDGKVFMAVQSSL; encoded by the coding sequence ATGAGCAACACCCCCATCTTACAATTGCAGGAAGCGTCTATCTTTCAGAGGGAGCATTTGGTGCTCTCTGATGTAAATGTGGAAATATATCACGGCCAGTTTGTGTACCTTATTGGGCAAACAGGAAGCGGAAAATCGAGCTTGCTAAAAACACTTTATGGTGATTTGCCCCTAAAATCTGGTGTTGGAAATATTTGTGGCCATGATTTAAAAAGCCTTAAAGACAAGGATATTCCTTTTTTGAGACGAAAAATGGGTATCGTGTTTCAGGATTTTCAGCTGCTTACCGATAGAACTGTTTCTGATAATCTTCTTTTTGTACTAAAGGCTACTGGCTGGAAAGACAAGAAAAAGATGGAAGCTAAGATTAATGAAGTTTTAGAAAAAGTAGGAATGGCCACCAAAGGTTTTAAGATGCCTTATCAACTTTCGGGCGGTGAGCAGCAGCGTGTGGCTATTGCCCGTGCCTTGCTTAATGACCCCGAACTTATTTTGGCCGATGAGCCAACCGGAAACCTTGACCCCGGTACTTCTGAAGAGATTATGATTTTGCTAAAGCAGATTAGTGAAAATGGTCGCGCCATTTTGATGGCTACCCATGATTATTCATTGATTTTGAAATTCCCAAACCAAACGCTGAAATGTGAAGATGGGAAGGTGTTTATGGCGGTGCAGAGTAGTCTTTAA
- a CDS encoding sterol desaturase family protein — translation MEAILTYFETIPSLHRSLILVGGITLFWILEGALPLFRFKYHKWKHAVPNIFFTLTTIVINFALAFLLLMSADWVRDNNFGIINWLPEMPLWLYVILGVMLLDFFGAYLAHYTEHKIKPLWMVHLVHHTDHNVDITTGNRHHPLESLVRFIFTLVGVFIVGTPIAIVMIYQSLSVVFTQLTHANIRMPRKLDKIMSYIFVSPDMHKIHHHYVLPYTDSNYGNIFSIWDRLFGTYMNLDREKVVYGVDVFPDEVANGKIGNLLTQPFQKYQRPTINAEKSID, via the coding sequence ATGGAAGCTATTCTCACTTATTTTGAAACCATCCCCTCGCTGCACCGCAGTTTGATTTTGGTTGGAGGTATTACCCTCTTTTGGATACTTGAAGGGGCTCTCCCACTCTTTAGGTTTAAATACCACAAATGGAAGCACGCAGTTCCAAATATCTTTTTTACCCTTACTACTATAGTTATCAATTTTGCCTTAGCCTTTCTATTGCTGATGTCAGCAGACTGGGTGCGCGACAATAACTTTGGAATAATAAACTGGTTGCCTGAAATGCCGCTATGGCTTTATGTGATTCTTGGCGTAATGCTTCTTGATTTCTTTGGCGCCTACCTGGCTCATTACACAGAGCATAAAATCAAACCACTCTGGATGGTGCACTTGGTGCATCATACCGATCATAATGTAGACATAACCACTGGAAACAGACATCACCCTTTGGAAAGTCTAGTACGTTTTATCTTCACGCTTGTTGGAGTGTTTATTGTAGGCACCCCCATCGCCATTGTGATGATTTATCAATCCTTATCGGTGGTTTTTACACAGCTTACCCACGCCAATATCAGGATGCCTCGCAAGCTGGATAAAATTATGAGCTACATCTTTGTATCGCCTGATATGCATAAGATTCACCACCATTATGTACTGCCCTACACAGACTCTAACTATGGAAATATCTTTTCTATTTGGGATAGATTGTTTGGCACCTATATGAACCTTGACCGTGAAAAAGTGGTGTATGGTGTGGATGTGTTTCCAGATGAAGTGGCCAATGGTAAAATAGGGAATTTACTGACGCAGCCTTTTCAGAAGTATCAGCGGCCCACTATAAATGCTGAAAAAAGTATTGACTGA
- the gyrB gene encoding DNA topoisomerase (ATP-hydrolyzing) subunit B, with translation MSEIPKEYEASSIQVLEGLEAVRKRPSMYIGDVGIKGLHHLVYEVVDNSIDEALAGHCDTIDVFINEDNSITVKDNGRGIPVEMHEKEGRSALEVVMTVLHAGGKFDKDSYKVSGGLHGVGVSCVNALSTDLKAEVFKNGKHYVQEFKIGVPQYPVKEIGTTETRGTQVTFLPDADIFQVTEYNYDILASRMRELSFLNKGITITITDYRELDEDDNPKSEKFHSEGGLKEFVEFIDMNRETLMPEVIHMEGEKNEIPVEVAMHYNTSYAENLHSYVNNINTHEGGTHLSGFRRALTRTLKKYADESGMLAKEKVEVSGDDFREGLTAVISVKVMEPQFEGQTKTKLGNSEVSGAVDQLVGEMLTNFLEENPNSAKTIVQKVILAAKARVAAKKAREMVQRKTVMSGSGLPGKLSDCSETDPAICEIFLVEGDSAGGTAKQGRDRNFQAILPLRGKILNVEKAMQHKVFENEEIKNMFTALGVSVGTEEDSKALNLSKLRYHKIVIMCDADVDGSHIATLILTFFFRYMKELIENGYIYIAAPPLYLVKKGAKSDYAWNDDQRDKLFAEYGGENKSGVSLQRYKGLGEMNAEQLWETTMDPNNRMMRQVTIDSAAEADRIFSMLMGDDVPPRREFIEKNAKYAKIDT, from the coding sequence ATGAGCGAAATACCAAAAGAGTATGAAGCCAGTAGTATCCAGGTATTAGAAGGCCTGGAGGCGGTACGTAAACGTCCGTCCATGTACATTGGTGATGTAGGCATTAAAGGTCTCCATCATTTGGTATATGAGGTGGTTGATAACTCTATTGACGAGGCCTTGGCGGGCCATTGCGATACCATTGATGTATTTATTAATGAGGATAACTCCATTACCGTAAAGGATAATGGTCGTGGTATTCCTGTGGAAATGCACGAAAAAGAAGGTCGATCTGCACTGGAGGTAGTAATGACTGTACTCCATGCCGGTGGTAAGTTTGACAAAGATTCCTATAAGGTTTCTGGTGGACTGCACGGAGTAGGTGTTTCTTGTGTTAATGCACTTTCTACTGACTTGAAAGCTGAGGTTTTTAAAAATGGAAAGCATTATGTACAAGAGTTTAAAATTGGTGTTCCTCAATACCCTGTAAAGGAAATTGGGACAACAGAAACCAGAGGTACTCAAGTAACCTTTTTGCCCGATGCTGATATATTTCAAGTAACGGAGTATAACTATGATATTCTAGCCTCACGTATGCGTGAGCTTTCTTTCCTTAATAAAGGAATCACCATTACCATCACCGATTACCGTGAATTGGATGAGGATGATAATCCTAAATCTGAAAAATTTCATAGTGAAGGTGGACTGAAGGAATTCGTTGAGTTTATTGACATGAACCGCGAAACCCTAATGCCAGAAGTGATTCACATGGAAGGCGAAAAGAATGAAATTCCGGTAGAAGTGGCGATGCACTACAATACTTCGTATGCGGAAAACCTTCATTCTTATGTAAACAATATTAATACCCATGAAGGTGGAACACACCTTTCGGGTTTTAGAAGAGCACTTACACGTACCCTTAAAAAGTATGCTGACGAAAGTGGTATGCTGGCTAAGGAGAAAGTAGAAGTATCCGGAGATGATTTCCGCGAAGGACTTACAGCTGTGATTTCCGTAAAAGTAATGGAGCCACAGTTTGAAGGACAAACCAAAACTAAGTTGGGTAACAGTGAAGTTTCAGGTGCGGTAGATCAGTTGGTAGGAGAGATGCTTACCAACTTTTTGGAAGAAAATCCGAACTCAGCCAAAACCATTGTACAAAAGGTAATACTTGCTGCAAAAGCTCGTGTGGCGGCTAAGAAAGCCCGCGAAATGGTGCAGCGAAAAACAGTGATGAGCGGTAGTGGCTTACCTGGTAAGCTTTCTGATTGCTCAGAAACGGATCCTGCAATTTGCGAGATATTTCTGGTAGAGGGAGATTCGGCAGGTGGTACGGCCAAGCAAGGTCGTGACCGTAATTTCCAGGCCATTCTTCCATTGCGTGGTAAGATTTTGAACGTGGAGAAAGCCATGCAACACAAGGTTTTTGAAAACGAAGAAATCAAAAACATGTTTACAGCCCTTGGCGTAAGCGTGGGTACTGAAGAGGATAGCAAGGCACTGAACCTTTCTAAATTGCGCTATCACAAAATTGTGATTATGTGTGATGCGGATGTTGATGGTAGCCACATTGCTACTTTGATTCTTACATTCTTCTTCCGCTACATGAAAGAACTGATTGAAAACGGATATATCTACATTGCTGCACCACCCCTTTACTTAGTAAAGAAAGGTGCCAAGAGCGACTATGCCTGGAATGATGACCAAAGAGATAAGCTTTTTGCCGAGTATGGTGGAGAGAATAAATCAGGGGTTTCTTTGCAACGCTACAAAGGTCTTGGAGAGATGAATGCTGAGCAGCTTTGGGAAACCACTATGGACCCGAACAACCGCATGATGCGCCAGGTAACTATTGATAGCGCGGCCGAAGCAGACCGTATATTCTCAATGCTGATGGGGGATGATGTACCACCAAGACGTGAGTTTATCGAAAAGAATGCTAAGTACGCAAAGATCGATACCTAG
- a CDS encoding T9SS type A sorting domain-containing protein, producing the protein MLKKLLFLTITFLLISPTIVAQWQWAIRGGSVNTMDRTTDYNNINRIITDQSGNIYILGQVGGASLKVAEVPLNAYSDFGTSNSLDIVISSFKSDGSHRWSKVIGGRGDDYAYDIKYDGGNGILVTGRVFNPAVDLNPSYQPVHFDMDTILPQWTYLNPDTLRKQMFLIKYDTLGSFQWLHMPEPDTVTNVNGLVNNSFPIRLDVSSSGEIFWLCHLRSGVFGWGNNNTITQAGNYILKYDLQGQVSNVTRLEINVGRGIDLTSLWGGITHFSRNPLNGNYYISGTNKAKQYTYLSLGGDTVSSNMYLAAFSPNGQLLWKKESGGTDVGQILDMDLDDNGDVYLTGDVWPGTEFGGHTFTSPSGKGAPYISVFDSSGNNKWSLMGISRQASTEGSGIAVSDTEVAITGYTGILNWPNETDTVTGVANQGFDAFLARFNKSNGELITMERTETPFGGASYGNAIAAGSQNTYYLGGNFSMSMFLGQDTLYKVGSQRSFFLTKYECDVPEASMSVSGINATNTINLVYTGDPADSVKWYLGDGTQVWGDSIQHSYAAKGKYRVCAMAYFECTEVTVCDSLVAGEISLSEEGFVGVAIYPNPTNGVLNLENLPKHSSVKLYNLNGKLLLQEAFNDEKASLDLSQFSKGVYLLELQNNRGESGFRKIVKE; encoded by the coding sequence ATGCTCAAAAAACTACTCTTTCTCACGATCACCTTTTTACTTATTTCTCCTACTATTGTCGCTCAATGGCAGTGGGCAATTAGAGGAGGGTCTGTGAATACAATGGATAGGACTACAGATTACAATAACATCAATAGAATAATTACGGATCAGTCGGGAAACATTTATATACTAGGACAGGTTGGTGGAGCAAGCCTAAAAGTTGCCGAAGTCCCACTCAATGCCTATTCTGATTTTGGTACTTCAAATTCTTTAGATATCGTTATTAGTAGCTTTAAATCTGATGGTAGCCATAGGTGGTCCAAAGTAATTGGTGGACGGGGAGATGATTATGCATACGATATCAAGTATGATGGAGGAAACGGAATTCTTGTTACTGGTAGGGTCTTTAATCCTGCTGTAGACCTTAATCCCTCATACCAACCCGTACATTTTGATATGGACACTATACTTCCACAGTGGACTTACTTAAATCCTGATACGCTCCGAAAACAAATGTTTCTAATAAAGTATGATACATTGGGGTCCTTTCAGTGGTTGCATATGCCTGAGCCTGATACAGTAACTAACGTAAATGGGTTAGTTAATAATAGTTTTCCTATCCGTCTGGATGTTAGCTCAAGTGGAGAAATTTTTTGGTTATGTCACTTGAGATCGGGGGTGTTTGGCTGGGGAAATAACAATACCATAACACAAGCAGGCAATTACATTTTAAAATATGATTTGCAAGGTCAGGTAAGTAATGTGACTCGATTGGAAATAAACGTTGGAAGGGGAATAGATTTAACTTCTCTTTGGGGAGGAATTACTCATTTTTCTCGAAACCCTTTAAATGGCAATTACTATATCTCCGGTACAAATAAGGCAAAACAGTACACTTACCTGTCATTAGGGGGAGATACTGTAAGCTCAAATATGTATTTAGCTGCCTTTTCTCCAAATGGTCAACTGTTATGGAAAAAGGAAAGTGGAGGCACTGATGTGGGGCAAATCCTTGATATGGATTTAGATGACAATGGAGATGTATATTTAACAGGAGATGTTTGGCCAGGTACCGAATTCGGAGGCCATACTTTTACCTCCCCAAGTGGTAAAGGAGCTCCTTACATTTCAGTTTTTGATTCCTCTGGAAATAACAAATGGTCTTTAATGGGTATATCGCGCCAAGCCAGCACTGAAGGAAGTGGTATTGCTGTGAGTGACACGGAGGTGGCTATAACTGGATATACAGGAATTCTAAATTGGCCTAATGAAACGGATACGGTTACAGGAGTTGCTAACCAAGGCTTTGATGCCTTTCTTGCCCGTTTCAACAAAAGCAATGGTGAGTTGATTACTATGGAGCGCACCGAAACACCTTTTGGTGGCGCAAGCTATGGTAATGCCATAGCAGCCGGCTCACAAAACACCTATTACCTTGGAGGTAACTTTAGCATGTCCATGTTTTTAGGCCAAGACACTTTGTACAAAGTAGGTAGCCAGCGGAGCTTTTTCCTCACCAAATATGAATGTGATGTACCGGAGGCCAGCATGAGTGTGAGCGGTATAAATGCTACGAATACTATAAATCTTGTATACACTGGTGATCCGGCAGATAGTGTAAAGTGGTATTTGGGTGATGGCACCCAGGTATGGGGAGATAGCATTCAGCATAGCTATGCTGCTAAAGGGAAATACAGAGTTTGTGCTATGGCCTACTTTGAGTGTACAGAAGTTACCGTTTGTGACAGCTTAGTAGCCGGAGAAATTAGCCTAAGTGAAGAAGGTTTTGTCGGTGTAGCGATTTATCCAAACCCTACCAATGGTGTTTTGAACTTAGAGAATTTGCCGAAACATAGCTCCGTAAAACTTTATAACCTTAATGGAAAGCTGCTTTTGCAAGAAGCTTTTAATGATGAAAAGGCTTCCTTAGATTTAAGTCAATTTAGCAAAGGAGTCTATCTGCTGGAACTACAGAATAATAGAGGGGAGAGTGGTTTTAGGAAAATCGTAAAGGAATAA